A stretch of Henckelia pumila isolate YLH828 chromosome 4, ASM3356847v2, whole genome shotgun sequence DNA encodes these proteins:
- the LOC140867584 gene encoding uncharacterized protein encodes MDSSKGNGKANDEGGAPEIKVETVDYRKPAGREAEPQMETVEVTHVVHEGEKPGVVAEAAGKVAGAVQSAKEAVSGDKKNE; translated from the exons ATGGATTCGTCAAAG GGAAATGGAAAGGCAAATGATGAAGGTGGTGCGCCGGAGATAAAAGTGGAAACGGTGGATTATCGTAAGCCGGCGGGCCGTGAGGCGGAGCCTCAGATGGAGACGGTGGAGGTAACCCACGTGGTACACGAGGGTGAGAAGCCCGGAGTGGTGGCGGAGGCAGCCGGAAAAGTCGCCGGAGCGGTGCAGTCGGCGAAGGAAGCCGTCTCTGGGGATAAGAAGAACGAGTGA